A window from Gasterosteus aculeatus chromosome 14, fGasAcu3.hap1.1, whole genome shotgun sequence encodes these proteins:
- the LOC120831840 gene encoding urea transporter 1-like isoform X2, with protein MSSSEDGGLRPPQEGAPTCSSLSRAVGLVTGDMRLCREWVKRQPAVVQLLDWTCRGVAQVMFVNNPLSGLLVTAGLFLQDPWWALSGLLATFVSTASAFLLGQNREAISVGLHGYNGTLIGILMAVFSAKGSWYWWLLLPNMFLSMLCPVVSSALSSVACKWDLPILTLPFNMLVCLHVAATGANHPYFPQADMQPKDHLHPANDSMESLDVSRLFLSLPVGVGQVYGCSSPWTGSLILLALLLSSPTICAQAMWGSAVGMLSGLALAAPREDIYSGLWGYNCALSCVAIGGVFYVITWKTHLLALTCALFCAYLTAAISKLMSMLALPACTWPFCLSTLIFLLVSSETAAICRLPLSVVSYPEENRRCRTRLEASEKAPLSQQSGSQDEVQFGPDSSCREALCH; from the exons ATGTCATCGAGTGAGGACGGCGGCCTCCGGCCTCCACAGGAAGGAGCTCCGACatgctcctccctctccagagCTGTCGGCCTCGTCACCGGGGACATGCGCCTCTGCAGAGAGTGGGTGAAAA GGCAGCCGGCAGTCGTCCAACTGCTGGACTGGACCTGTCGAGGCGTAGCCCAGGTCATGTTTGTGAACAACCCTCTCAGCGGGCTCCTCGTCACGGCCGGCCTCTTCCTGCAGGACCCTTGGTGGGCTCTGAGCGGTCTGCTCGCTACCTTTGTCTCCACTGCGTCCGCCTTCTTGCTGGGACAAAACAG GGAAGCCATATCAGTGGGCTTACACGGCTACAATGGAACGTTGATCGGCATACTGATGGCGGTGTTCTCTGCCAAAGGAAGCTGGTACTGGTGGCTGCTATTGCCAAATATGTTCTTGTCCATGTTGTG CCCGGTTGTCTCCAGCGCTTTGTCATCTGTTGCCTGCAAATGGGACCTCCCAATATTAACCCTGCCCTTTAATATGTTGGTCTGTCTGCACGTTGCGGCCACGGGAGCCAATCACCCCTACTTTCCTCAG GCGGACATGCAGCCAAAGGACCATCTGCACCCTGCTAATGACTCCATGGAAAGCCTTGATGTCTCTCGA CTATTCCTGTCGCTGCCCGTTGGTGTTGGCCAGGTGTACGGCTGCAGCAGTCCTTGGACAGGAAGCCTCATCCTTCTGGCCCTGCTGCTTTCCTCACCGACGATCTGTGCTCAGGCCATGTGGGGCTCTGCTGTTGGCATGTTATCTG GTCTTGCTCTCGCAGCCCCTCGCGAGGACATTTACTCCGGGCTGTGGGGATATAACTGCGCTCTGTCCTGCGTTGCCATCGGAGGGGTCTTCTATGTCATAACCTGGAAAACGCATCTACTGGCTCTAACATGTG CACTTTTCTGCGCATACTTGACTGCAGCGATATCAAAGCTGATGTCTATG CTCGCATTACCAGCCTGCACGTGGCCTTTCTGCCTGTCGactctcatcttcctcctcgttTCCTCTGAGACGGCCGCCATCTGCAGACTTCCTCTGTCTGTGGTCTCCTACCCCGAGGAGAACCGCCGCTGCCGCACACGGTTGGAGGCCTCAGAGAAAGCGCCACTCAGTCAGCAGAGCGGCAGCCAAGACGAGGTCCAGTTTGGGCCggacagcagctgcagagaagcTCTGTGTCATTAG
- the LOC120831840 gene encoding urea transporter 1-like isoform X1 yields the protein MSSSEDGGLRPPQEGAPTCSSLSRAVGLVTGDMRLCREWVKRQPAVVQLLDWTCRGVAQVMFVNNPLSGLLVTAGLFLQDPWWALSGLLATFVSTASAFLLGQNREAISVGLHGYNGTLIGILMAVFSAKGSWYWWLLLPNMFLSMLCPVVSSALSSVACKWDLPILTLPFNMLVCLHVAATGANHPYFPQADMQPKDHLHPANDSMESLDVSRVCDGNVNGPLFLSLPVGVGQVYGCSSPWTGSLILLALLLSSPTICAQAMWGSAVGMLSGLALAAPREDIYSGLWGYNCALSCVAIGGVFYVITWKTHLLALTCALFCAYLTAAISKLMSMLALPACTWPFCLSTLIFLLVSSETAAICRLPLSVVSYPEENRRCRTRLEASEKAPLSQQSGSQDEVQFGPDSSCREALCH from the exons ATGTCATCGAGTGAGGACGGCGGCCTCCGGCCTCCACAGGAAGGAGCTCCGACatgctcctccctctccagagCTGTCGGCCTCGTCACCGGGGACATGCGCCTCTGCAGAGAGTGGGTGAAAA GGCAGCCGGCAGTCGTCCAACTGCTGGACTGGACCTGTCGAGGCGTAGCCCAGGTCATGTTTGTGAACAACCCTCTCAGCGGGCTCCTCGTCACGGCCGGCCTCTTCCTGCAGGACCCTTGGTGGGCTCTGAGCGGTCTGCTCGCTACCTTTGTCTCCACTGCGTCCGCCTTCTTGCTGGGACAAAACAG GGAAGCCATATCAGTGGGCTTACACGGCTACAATGGAACGTTGATCGGCATACTGATGGCGGTGTTCTCTGCCAAAGGAAGCTGGTACTGGTGGCTGCTATTGCCAAATATGTTCTTGTCCATGTTGTG CCCGGTTGTCTCCAGCGCTTTGTCATCTGTTGCCTGCAAATGGGACCTCCCAATATTAACCCTGCCCTTTAATATGTTGGTCTGTCTGCACGTTGCGGCCACGGGAGCCAATCACCCCTACTTTCCTCAG GCGGACATGCAGCCAAAGGACCATCTGCACCCTGCTAATGACTCCATGGAAAGCCTTGATGTCTCTCGAGTATGTGACGGCAATGTCAACGGCCCG CTATTCCTGTCGCTGCCCGTTGGTGTTGGCCAGGTGTACGGCTGCAGCAGTCCTTGGACAGGAAGCCTCATCCTTCTGGCCCTGCTGCTTTCCTCACCGACGATCTGTGCTCAGGCCATGTGGGGCTCTGCTGTTGGCATGTTATCTG GTCTTGCTCTCGCAGCCCCTCGCGAGGACATTTACTCCGGGCTGTGGGGATATAACTGCGCTCTGTCCTGCGTTGCCATCGGAGGGGTCTTCTATGTCATAACCTGGAAAACGCATCTACTGGCTCTAACATGTG CACTTTTCTGCGCATACTTGACTGCAGCGATATCAAAGCTGATGTCTATG CTCGCATTACCAGCCTGCACGTGGCCTTTCTGCCTGTCGactctcatcttcctcctcgttTCCTCTGAGACGGCCGCCATCTGCAGACTTCCTCTGTCTGTGGTCTCCTACCCCGAGGAGAACCGCCGCTGCCGCACACGGTTGGAGGCCTCAGAGAAAGCGCCACTCAGTCAGCAGAGCGGCAGCCAAGACGAGGTCCAGTTTGGGCCggacagcagctgcagagaagcTCTGTGTCATTAG
- the thbs4b gene encoding thrombospondin-4-B — MGVWTALILASQLLLKLSMQVEAQALVYDLLTSPDCLPDLLQGGLVEQGVREAFILASFKLQPKTGTSVFSLYNPRDNSKYFEFTVMGKLNRAVLRYLRSDKRTSSVTFNNLVLADGQQHRLLFHLKGMQPPGPGGVELHLDCRLVETVRDLPAAFQGLPAGYGTVELKTMQARDQESLDELKLVVGDTFENVAALQDCHFHQRDSVQTLGVNTKQLSNQMLDLTKVINELKDVLIQQVKETSFLRNTISECQACGLGGSEVVKPRCTPGVCFRANMCIETRDGVECGPCPDGYTGDGFNCDDVDECQFNPCYPGVKCVNTAPGFRCDACPLGYSGLAVEGVGVVYAQTNKQVCDDVDECKAPDNGGCAANSVCHNSVGSYHCGSCKTGFTGDQVKGCKPEISCGNSLTNPCDANAQCIAERDGSVHCQCGIGWAGNGFLCGKDTDIDGYPDEKLKCKDLNCKKDNCMFVPNSGQEDADRDGYGDACDEDADGDEILNEQDNCRLKANVDQRNTDKDGHGDACDNCRTVENPDQRDTDRDGKGDACDDDMDGDGLKNFLDNCQRVQNRDQLDRDGDGVGDACDSCPDIPNPNQSDIDNDLVGDSCDTNQDSDGDGHQDTKDNCPFVINSSQLDSDKDGLGDECDDDDDNDGIPDSLPPGPDNCRLVPNPDQIDDNNDGVGDICESDFDQDKVIDRIDNCPENAEVTLTDFRAYQTVVLDPEGDAQIDPNWVVLNQGMEIVQTMNSDPGLAVGYTAFSGVDFEGTFHVNTVTDDDYAGFIFGYQDSSSFYVVMWKQTEQTYWQATPFRAVAEPGIQLKAVKSRSGPGEHLRNSLWHTGDTNDQVRLLWKDPRNVGWKDKVSYRWYLQHRPQVGYIRARFYEGTELVADSGVTIDTTMRGGRLGVFCFSQENIIWSNLKYRCNDTIPEDFQEFSTQHGADSH, encoded by the exons ATGGGTGTGTGGACGGCCTTGATCCTGGCCTCGCAGCTGCTATTGAAACTGAGCATGCAAGTGGAAGCGCAGGCTTTGG TCTATGATCTGCTCACCTCGCCTGATTGCCTGCCAGACCTGCTGCAGGGGGGTCTGGTGGAGCAAGGGGTGCGCGAGGCTTTCATCCTGGCCTCCTTCAAGTTGCAGCCCAAGACCGGAACCAGCGTGTTTTCCCTGTACAACCCTCGGGACAACAGCAAGTACTTTGAGTTCACAGTGATGGGGAAGCTCAACAGAG CTGTGCTGCGCTACCTGCGGAGTGACAAGAGGACGAGCTCGGTGACCTTCAACAACCTGGTCCTGGCAGACGGCCAACAGCACCGACTGTTGTTCCACCTGAAGGGGATGCAGCCGCCCGGGCCGGGCGGGGTGGAGCTGCACCTGGACTGCAGGCTGGTGGAGACGGTCAGGGATCTCCCCGCCGCCTTCCAAGGTTTGCCGGCAGGCTACGGGACGGTGGAGCTGAAGACCATGCAAGCCAGGGACCAG gaGAGTTTAGACGAGCTCAAGCTGGTGGTTGGGGACACGTTTGAGAATGTCGCGGCACTACAAGACTGCCACTTTCATCAGAGAGACTCCGTCCAAACTCTAG GGGTCAACACGAAGCAGCTGTCCAATCAAATGCTGGACTTGACCAAGGTGATAAATGAGCTGAAAGACGTCCTCATTCAGCAG GTCAAAGAGACGTCGTTCCTCAGAAACACCATCTCAGAGTGTCAGGCCTGTG GTCTCGGGGGCTCTGAGGTGGTGAAACCGAGGTGCACACCAGGCGTCTGCTTCCGCGCCAATATGTGCATAGAGACCAGGGATGGTGTCGAGTGCGGGCCGTGTCCAGATGGCTACACTGGGGATGGTTTCAACTGCGACGACGTGGACGAG TGCCAGTTTAACCCCTGCTACCCTGGAGTGAAGTGTGTGAACACGGCCCCGGGCTTCCGCTGCGACGcctgcccgctgggctacaGCGGCCTGGCAGTGGAGGGGGTGGGCGTCGTGTATGCCCAGACCAACAAACAG GTCTGTGACGACGTTGACGAATGCAAAGCGCCCGACAACGGAGGCTGCGCCGCAAACTCCGTCTGTCACAACTCTGTG GGCTCCTACCACTGTGGCAGCTGCAAGACGGGTTTCACGGGAGACCAAGTGAAGGGCTGCAAGCCCGAGATCAGCTGCGGCAACAGTCTGACCAACCCCTGCGATGCCAACGCACAGTGTATCGCCGAGAGGGACGGGTCGGTCCACTGTCAG tGTGGAATCGGCTGGGCCGGTAACGGCTTCCTGTGTGGGAAGGATACAGACATTGACGGATACCCGGATGAAAAACTCAAGTGCAAAGACCTGAACTGTAAAAAG GACAACTGCATGTTCGTCCCCAACTCGGGTCAGGAGGATGCGGACAGGGATGGTTATGGAGACGCCTGTGACGAGGATGCCGACGGAGACGAGATACTGAACGAGCAG GACAACTGCAGATTGAAGGCCAACGTGGACCAGAGGAACACCGACAAGGACGGACACGGCGACGCCTGCGACAACTGCCGCACGGTGGAGAACCCCGACCAGAGGGACACCGACCGCGACGGCAAAGGGGACGCCTGCGACGACGACATGGACGGAGACG GCCTGAAGAACTTTCTGGACAATTGCCAGCGTGTCCAGAACAGAGACCAGCTGGACCGGGACGGAGACGGCGTGGGAGACGCCTGTGACAGCTGCCCCGACATCCCCAACCCGAACCAG TCTGATATCGACAACGACCTGGTGGGAGACTCCTGTGACACAAACCAAGACAG cgaTGGCGACGGTCACCAGGACACCAAGGACAATTGCCCGTTCGTAATAAATAGCTCGCAGCTGGACAGCGACAAAGACGGGCTCGGTGACGAGTGCGACGATGACGACGACAACGACGGCATCCCGGACTCTTTGCCGCCGGGTCCCGACAACTGCCGGCTGGTTCCAAATCCGGACCAGATCGACGACAACA ATGATGGAGTTGGAGACATCTGCGAGTCTGACTTTGACCAGGACAAAGTGATTGACAGGATCGACAACTGTCCTGAGAACGCAGAGGTCACCTTGACCGACTTCAGGGCCTATCAGACGGTGGTACTGGACCCCGAGGGCGACGCCCAGATTGACCCCAACTGGGTTGTTTTGAACCAG GGAATGGAGATTGTGCAGACCATGAATAGTGACCCAGGACTTGCTGTTG GCTACACAGCTTTCAGCGGGGTGGACTTCGAGGGAACGTTTCACGTGAACACGGTGACCGACGACGACTACGCCGGCTTCATCTTCGGCTACCAGGACTCGTCCTCCTTCTACGTGGTGATGTGGAAGCAGACCGAACAGACCTACTGGCAGGCGACGCCCTTCAGAGCCGTGGCCGAGCCCGGCATCCAACTTAAG GCTGTGAAGTCCAGATCTGGCCCCGGGGAGCACTTGAGGAACTCGCTGTGGCACACGGGGGACACCAACGATCAGGTGCGTCTGCTGTGGAAGGACCCCAGGAATGTGGGCTGGAAGGACAAGGTGTCCTACCGCTGGTACCTGCAGCACCGCCCGCAGGTCGGATACATCAG GGCGCGTTTTTATGAAGGAACTGAGCTGGTTGCAGACTCCGGAGTCACAATCGACACCACCATGAGGGGAGGCCGACTCGGCGTCTTCTGTTTCTCCCAGGAGAACATCATCTGGTCCAATTTGAAATACCGCTGCAACG ACACCATCCCAGAGGATTTCCAGGAGTTCAGTACTCAGCACGGCGCCGACTCGCACTAA